DNA from Nitrospiraceae bacterium:
ATGCTGGTGCCGTGCCACAACCAGACGACCGATGCTATGAGGAACCAATATGCCATCCTAGAGCTCAATTCGTTGATACGCAGGCGTGGCCAGATCCTGACTGTCGAGATTCCAATCGATCACCAAGACGGTCGACCGAGTGGACGGCACCGAAAGAAGTCGCCGTCCGTCTTTCACCACCACACTGACGGCTTGGGTAAAATTGAGCGTCGTGTCTCGTCCGGTTCCATTGCCGACAAAAAGAGGCAGGCCTGTCTTGCGAGTGCACCGTTCCCATTCGCCGTTCGGACCATGGAGCCCCGGCGCCCAGGCGGAAGATGAGACGAGGATTCGTGCTCCCTGAGTTCGGAGACTCTCGGCGATCCCGATTAAGAAGGCATACGCGCAGATAAAGAGGCCGACACGATCGAATGGAACGATGGGAACCGGCGTCGCCTGTTTTCCCGGCGTTGACCATGACTCCGATCCGACTTGCAGCCTGTTGATCTTCCGGCGCGTTCCGACGATCGCGCCGGCCGGTCCAATAACAAACAACGAGTTGTACAGGATGTTCATCCGTCGATCCCGCTCGGGACACGACACGAACAGTGCAATCCGACATCGGGCGGCGAGGCGGCACACGCTCATCATCCATGCGTCCGGCTGGGGCACGATCCAGTCCGTACCGATCCGGTGGGCAAAAGTATAACCGCAAACAGCGTGTTCAGGCCTGATGATCCACGTAGCTCCTGCTCCCGCAGCTGTCGTGATGGCCGTTTCAATCAGCCGCCGGTTGTGCGTCAGATCACCCGGAAGGAGTGCGAGATGAAGCAAGGCCACTCGCAACATATGCGTCGACATCGCTCAGCATTCTCCCGTCTGGGTAGCTATCCTGGAAGGATTATAGGAGGAATCGTCCCTGGGGACCGTACCGGTTGGCCCTTCATTTCTTATCCTTGGAGGGGCTTTCAATAGGCTGTTTGGACGGTGCTTTGCCTGTGACTTTCTTAAAGGTGTCCGCGATGGCAGGGCCGATTTTCGGAATTTCCTTCTCTACGTTCTGCTCCGCGCTCTTCAACCCGCGGCCGAGATCGTCAACAGTAATTCCTTTGCTTCCTTCGGTCTTCTGACTCTCGGCTGATGCGGTCCCAGATCCTACCAGGAAACACCAACACAACACTGCAAGACTGCCGACCATGTTTCTTCGACGCATAAGCCTCTCCGCAACTGTTTCCACTATATCATGGGAGTGACTCAGGACGAGGGCATGGTGTCGGAAACGGGTTGATGAAACGGATTCTTCGGATCGGCAACATTGGGGAGAAGCTCACACGAAACGCGGCAATCTATCTTGGACGATCCAAAGGAGTGTGCTATCGTGGCGTCTCACAACGTGGTCGAAGCTGTTTGGTGGAAGGTCGTGGTCCATGTCCTATGATATGCGGGTAATTCCGATCAGCGAGTTTTTGCGCACGGATGTGTCCGGAGAGATTGATCTCCCGGCAACCCGCGCCGTCTTGAAAGAACTGCTGGACATCTGTGCTCGCAGTAACATCTACCACATCCTGATCGACGGCCGAGAAGCACGTTCGCGCTCCAGCACGGTCGATGTGTGGACGCTCGCCAACGATCTGGGCTCTCTCGGTATGAGCCCACAACATCGGATCGCGATACTCAATCGTCCCAAAGACGACTTTGACCGCGGGGCTTTCCTCGAGATATGCGCCACCAACCGCGGGTATCAACTCCGTGCCTTCCGCGACTTCGAGAATGCATTCACCTGGTTGACTTCCGGAGAACCGTCCTGACGTGGTTCGCCACGAAGTCGATTTACCTGATGGTGCGCGTCGGTCCGATGCTCGACCATTTGCTTTCCCGGTACCGACATCTCCCACGCTCATCTTCTAGAACATCTCCAACACAGCACCCACACCTCCGGTTCGCATCGCTATTGCCGTGCGAACGACGTGGCGCAGATCGCTTCAGCGGACATCCTCTGAGACGGAGGCTTCATCACCCGCACAGTCGATGATGTATTGCGGTCGGGCAGGTGGAACCTGATCCATCTGTCGCACGTGGCAAGGCGGGATGTCTTCGCTCAGTCGCTTCAGGAGCCTGAGGACCTTCATGGCCGGAGGAACGTCGCAGATCCACACGTGCATACCGGATTCTAGGTCGTCTCCATGTCGCTGTACGCGAAAACCGGGGTGTTCTATAAAATAAGCGGAAAGAAACCCTGTTATCGCCTGGACGACCCAGGGATGCGCCTGGACATAGCGATAGGTGGTCCGCAATTCAACTACCTGCATACCCTGTTCAACATCCATGGCAATCCAGCTGCACTGCACGGTATGGCGGTCGCACTGTAACAAGTCTCGGATCTATTTGAAACAGGCTCCTGGGCAGATGGCAGTCTCTAGACAAGCAGGCACCGCCTGAGTCAGGATGCGTAACAGAGACTCACATGGCGTTGACCACCTACAACAAGATTTCTCTTCCCTCTTTCATGTACGGCACGGCCTGGAAGAAGGAAGCCACGGCAAAGCTGGTCGTCCTCGCGGTCGAGACAGGCTTCACGGCCATTGACACGGCCAATCAGTTGATCCATTACCAAGAAGCCCTGGTCGGCGAGGCGCTCCAAACCCTTGCCGAACAGGGTATCTCGCGCGAGAAGCTGTTTCTGCAAACGAAATTCACACCGGCCAATGGGCAAGATCATCGTACCCCCTATGACGCCTCGGCTGATCTCACCACGCAAGTCCAGCAGTCTTTTCGGAGTTCATTGGACCATCTGCACACTGAGTATGTGGATTCGTATGTCTTGCACGGTCCGTATTCTCGTCGTGGGTTGGGCACAGAGGATTGGGAGGTCTGGAAAGCCATCGAAGCACTCTACGAATCAGGAAAGACCAGGATCATCGGCATCAGCAATGTATCGGCCGAGCAACTCGGACAACTTTGCGTTCAAGCACGACATAAGCCCATGGTG
Protein-coding regions in this window:
- a CDS encoding carbon-nitrogen hydrolase family protein, which produces MSTHMLRVALLHLALLPGDLTHNRRLIETAITTAAGAGATWIIRPEHAVCGYTFAHRIGTDWIVPQPDAWMMSVCRLAARCRIALFVSCPERDRRMNILYNSLFVIGPAGAIVGTRRKINRLQVGSESWSTPGKQATPVPIVPFDRVGLFICAYAFLIGIAESLRTQGARILVSSSAWAPGLHGPNGEWERCTRKTGLPLFVGNGTGRDTTLNFTQAVSVVVKDGRRLLSVPSTRSTVLVIDWNLDSQDLATPAYQRIEL
- a CDS encoding aldo/keto reductase, with the translated sequence MALTTYNKISLPSFMYGTAWKKEATAKLVVLAVETGFTAIDTANQLIHYQEALVGEALQTLAEQGISREKLFLQTKFTPANGQDHRTPYDASADLTTQVQQSFRSSLDHLHTEYVDSYVLHGPYSRRGLGTEDWEVWKAIEALYESGKTRIIGISNVSAEQLGQLCVQARHKPMVVQNRCYAAFGWDKDVREICRAHHIIYQGFSLLTANREVFVDPTVRTIAGRHGTGVAQVIFRFAMQIGMLPLTGTTNVHHMTEDLQAAQLMLTDAEVQHIETIGL